GGGTTGGACAAAAGTGATTCTTTCTATTGACTACTGGGCAATTCGGCGATGAGGTATAAGGGAACTTCTTCACACAGATGATCTCAACGACATGCCCTCACAAGCCGGACTCGTAGAATCAGACGAAGACACGTTTTTTGCAAACGTCACACCGAAGAGCTGGGATGATGTGAAACCGCTCGACTTAAGTGGCATGCCTACCTTTAGCAGTGGCACCGCGTGGGGAGATGTCGTGCTCGGCGGTGCCTTCCCGGATTTGGTCTACCATCCGATTTTTCTACCGCGTTTGCCGGAGCCAGTTTGGATATCTTGCTGCTGTTTCTATTCAACCTTATCTTCTTTATGCGCTATGATGTGTGAGTCTTTTGAACTTCCACCGCCAGCAGCACCACAAGCCAGTGGGACGCAAATGCTTACAACGGCACAACCCCGGCATATTTAACACCAGTTAGATAAGCGACATCTCGCTCCCATGTCGTCAAATCGTCGGCGTTGAACTGATTCAAATGGGTATGCCCACACGCACGTGCTAACACCTGCATGAGGGACACAGACGCACCGAGAAACCGATTCAAACGTTCCGCTGCGGCTTCCACCTTGAGTCGAGAACGCAAATGCTCTTTCTGTGTCGCGATACCAACGGGACAGTTGTTGGTGTGGCAGGCACGCATCCCGATACAACCGATTGCCTGCATCGCTGAATTCGCAACCGCGACTCCATCTGCGCCGAGTGCCAACGCTTTGGCGAAATCAGCCGCTGTTCGCAAACCGCCAGTAATAATAAGCGTGACATCGCTGTTGCCCGTTTCGTCGAGGTATTTTCGTGCTCGTGCTAAGGCTGGCATCGTTGGGACTGAGATGTTATCTCGGAATAGAAGCGGTGCGGCTCCAGTGCCACCACCGCGACCGTCTAAGATAATATAGTCCACGCCGACGTGAAGGGCGGCTTCAATATCCTTCTCGATATGCTGCGCGGAGAGCTTAAACCCGATCGGAATGCCGCCTGTCTCCTTCCGTACCAATTCAGCAAACTTCGCAAAGTCGTCAAGCGTTTCCCAGTCCGGAAACCGCGCAGGTGAGATTGCGGGTTCACCCGGCTGCAACCCACGGACTGCGGCTATCTCGTCTGTTACCTTGTTGCCGGGGAGATGTCCGCCTGTTCCCGTTTTCGCGCCTTGTCCACCCTTGAAATGGAATGCCTGCGCGTGTTCCAGTTTGTCGTAAGAAAATCCGAACCGAGCGGAGGCGAGTTCGTAAAAGTAGCGACTGTTTGCTTGCGCTTCTGCCAGCAGCATACCCCCTTCGCCGGAGCAGATGCCTGTTCCCGCCATCTCCGCGCCCTTCGCTAATGCGGTTTTCGCTTCAGCCGACAGCGCACCGAAACTCATATCGGAGACAAAGATCGGGATATCAAGTTTTAACGGTTTCTTCGCTCGCGGACCGATAACCAACTCCGTCCCGACCGGTTCGTCATCAAGGTGTGGTGTTTTGTGGAGTTGCGCAACAACAAACTGAAGCGCATCCCAATTCGGCAAATCCTCCCGAAGTACACCCATCGCCTCAGTTTGACCGTGGGGTCCAACTTTACTCAGTCCGTGACGTGCCAATTCCTGAATTTGGACGACGTAGGGTTCTTCTGGGGTGCCGTGGATGTCTTGATACGTCCCTTGATACTCATCCCGGTGATAAGGTTGTGGGTTCTGACTTTCCCATTCTCGTATCTCGTCTTCGTCGACATAGACAGCGTTGTCCTCTATCCATGCGTTAAATTTGGCGAGACGTTCCGTGTTCTGATATTCACTGACACCAGTATCATAACGGTAATCCCAGTAATGAACGCCACATATTAGGTTTTTGCCGTCAACATAACCGTCTGCAAGCAAAGCCCCACGGTGATGGCATCTTCCATAAAGCACAGAAACTTCGTTGTCATACCGGATGACCACGAGATCGACGTTCGCGACGAGGGCATAAGCCAGCTCGCGATCATTGAGTTCGCTGAGATCAGCGATCTTTGTTTTCGTCATTTTTGCAAGACTAATTCAGGACGCTCCACGTCAATGAATGGTATTATAGTAAGAAGCCAGACTATCAGTAGCTTTGACCCTGAAGACGATAGACAGTTCCAAATTAGCCCGTCCTCCTATTCACTTTCCAGATATGTTTCATTGATATAGCGCGAAATCAATTCAATTTCTTCTTCTTCAAGGTAAAGCCCAATCTCTATCATCCGTGTTATGAGTTCGATTGTTTCCGCTTCAGAGCGAGGTGGATAGTCTTCAACGTCAGTGATCGGATGACATTGAGAGCATCTGTCCTCAAAGAGAGCTTGCGCTTCTACTGCGTCATAAGTGTCGATTTCCGTTATATCCGTTTCATCTTCTACGTCCATTTCCATGGTGAAAGTTGCGATTTGGGCAGCTGCTCTCGCCTCATCCACACGCATCTGTTCTTGCCGTTGTTGCCGAACCGATGTCTGAATGTCTGGCGTAATCGCGATGAGATACGCTGAGACGGTCCACTCCTCTTCTATATGAATAGGTTCACCGATCATCGGCTTTATCGCCATGCGATTCACGAGACGGACCCAATCCGTGGGGGTGCGTGGTTTTGCAAGAATGGTGCGTAGGTCATGGCAGACAACGCATTTGCGCTGTAACACATGCTGGCCCTCCCGCAATTTCCGTTTTGATGCGAGTTCGTCGAGTGGTGCTTCTGTTGGCAATCCAGCGTTTTCAAGCAACTTACGGGTTCGCGCGATACCCTCCTCACTGAATGCCATTGTCTGTGTTCGCAATGCGGCCTCTCGGAATGTAAACGGTACTGACAATCCAATCAATAGATAAGTGCAAATCAGCAGGGTCGTACCGATATACGGCATGGCTTCCTCAAAGTGTCGGAAAAACCGGAGAATGGCAATTTTGATGAGGATTAACACACCGATGGTGATACCGAGCATCAGATGCGCGACGGTTCGAGGCGGTAGTTCGACTTGGTAATTCCACAAGCGTGGCACCATGTGCCACATCATAAAGACATAGAGGATCGCATACGCGTAGCCGATGAGTCGATGGAGCAGCATCAAGGACGGTGGAGCGGCACTTGTATGTGTCTCTTTGTCGAATGGGTAACCCCATAGTTTAAACATTAAAAAGACGGAGGCGTTTGCGAGTCCCAGAAAAATGAGACCCAAGATTGCACTCGTTGAAGTAGACATTTTAAACGTTCCTTGCGGGTAAGTGAAGTGGTTTGTCTCTTGATAGTTTCCGTGTTCGAGTTGAAGAAACACCGGATTTAGTCTACGAATAGACTAAATCCGTTCCTTGTATTACATTGAAAAACCCTGTACTGTTGTTGCAGGCTTGGTTTTTTGGTGCTATGCCGTGTAGATCCTTATTTCAGTTGCGACCTC
This portion of the Candidatus Poribacteria bacterium genome encodes:
- a CDS encoding Rieske 2Fe-2S domain-containing protein; its protein translation is MTKTKIADLSELNDRELAYALVANVDLVVIRYDNEVSVLYGRCHHRGALLADGYVDGKNLICGVHYWDYRYDTGVSEYQNTERLAKFNAWIEDNAVYVDEDEIREWESQNPQPYHRDEYQGTYQDIHGTPEEPYVVQIQELARHGLSKVGPHGQTEAMGVLREDLPNWDALQFVVAQLHKTPHLDDEPVGTELVIGPRAKKPLKLDIPIFVSDMSFGALSAEAKTALAKGAEMAGTGICSGEGGMLLAEAQANSRYFYELASARFGFSYDKLEHAQAFHFKGGQGAKTGTGGHLPGNKVTDEIAAVRGLQPGEPAISPARFPDWETLDDFAKFAELVRKETGGIPIGFKLSAQHIEKDIEAALHVGVDYIILDGRGGGTGAAPLLFRDNISVPTMPALARARKYLDETGNSDVTLIITGGLRTAADFAKALALGADGVAVANSAMQAIGCIGMRACHTNNCPVGIATQKEHLRSRLKVEAAAERLNRFLGASVSLMQVLARACGHTHLNQFNADDLTTWERDVAYLTGVKYAGVVPL